One Triticum dicoccoides isolate Atlit2015 ecotype Zavitan chromosome 5B, WEW_v2.0, whole genome shotgun sequence genomic window carries:
- the LOC119305872 gene encoding dolichol-phosphate mannose synthase subunit 3-like codes for MKHIFKIIAVLAAISAVWVALLETSTVPRSFTWLLPIYLVVALGCYGLFMVGYGLMFFPTCPQEAVLLQQDIVEAKEFLSKRGVDVSSD; via the exons ATGAAGCACATATTCAAGATCATCGCGGTGCTGGCAGCAATCTCCGCCGTCTGGGTTGCGCTCCTTGAAACCTCGACAGTCCCTCGCAGTTTTACTTGGTTG CTTCCCATCTACTTGGTAGTGGCGCTTGGATGCTACGGCCTTTTCATGGTTGGATATGGGCTCATGTTCTTCCCAACCTGCCCTCAAGAAGCGGTGTTACTACAGCAG GATATTGTGGAGGCAAAGGAATTCCTGTCAAAAAGAGGTGTTGATGTGAGCTCTGATTGA